The Armatimonadota bacterium genome segment CAAGGTCTCGAATTATGGGCGTCAAGATGCGCACGGTCGCCTCGTCCCCGCCGATCATCAGCCCGTAACCGTTTTCCAAGCCCCAAACGCCGCCGCTGACGCCCACATCCACATAGCGAATGCCGTGCTGCGACAAACGACGGCCATACTCCACAGAATCCTTGTAATTGCTGTTGGCGCCGTTGACCACGATATCGCTCGATCGAAGCAGAGGAATCAGCGCGTCGATCGTGTCGCTGGTCGGCGCCCCAGCCGGCAGCATCAGCCACATAATGCGTTGGGGAGCGGCCAACTCGGCGGCCTCGCTCAGCGAATAGGCTGCCGCGCAACCCGCGGCGGCCATTTCGTCCACTGCCTCTCGAGTGCGCGCGTGCGCTATCACCTCGTGCCCCGCCGCTGCCAAGCGTCTCGCCATGTTTCCGCCCATTCGCCCCAGTCCGATCATCGCTAGCTTCATCTTTCGCCTCCCTCAGAAGTATAGCCGCACAGGAAGGCCGCCCAATCTGTCGAACCCTTAGCGCGATGAGACGAGCGACCGACAAGCCCTCTCGAATGTGGGGAGGGCGATTTCAAAAGCCGCCTTCTCCAGAGGCCGAAGCCTTCTCTCGATCGATCGAGATCGATGCGAGAATGTGGCGACAGGACGTTTGGGGAAGCATCGCCCATGCCCGGATGCTGGCCTCTTGCAACATTCTGACGCCTCAAGAGGCCGAACAGATCGTGCAAGGATTGCTGGAGCTGGGACAGGAGATCGAATCTGGCGCCTTGCAGTTGGATCCTGGCGCAGAGGACATCCACACCTTCATCGAGGCGTCGCTGCACAACAAGATCGGCCCGGTGGCGGGGAAGCTCCATACCGCGCGAAGCCGCAACGATCAGGTCGCCACCGATTCCCGCCTTTGGGTCAAGGACGCGATCCGCCTTATCCTGCTCCACCTTCACTACCTGCAAGAGATTATCGTCTCGACTGCCTCCAAGCACACCAAGACGCTCATGCCGGGATTGACCCATCAGCAGCACGCGCAGCCGGTCAGCCTGGCGCATCATCTGATGGCCTATTTCTGGATGTTCGAGCGCGACTTCGAACGGTTGTGGGACTGCCAAAAGCGCATGGATTATTCGCCGCTGGGTTCGGGCGCCTTGGCCGGCACTTCGTTCGCTATCAATCGCCGCTTTACCGCCGAAGAATTGGGCTTTTCGGGCGTAGTAGAGAACAGCATGGACGCCGTTTCGGATCGCGACTTTGCGGCGGAGTTTATCTTCGCCTGCTCCCTGATGATGGTGCATCTCTCCCGCCTTTCGCAGGAGCTGATCAGCTGGAGCTCGCCCGAATTTGGCTACGTAACGTTGGACGACGCCTTTACCACCGGTAGCAGCATCATGCCCCAAAAGAAGAACCCCGACATCGCCGAGTTGATTCGCGGTCGCAGCGCGCTGGCGATCGGCAACACGGCCGGCATCCTGAGCCTGCTGAAAGGCCTGATGCTGACCTACAACCGCGATCTGCAGGACGACAAGCCGTTGCTGTTTGGCACCTTCGACATCGCTCTGCCTTCTCTTGATTTGATGGCAGCGATGATCAGCACGGCCGAATGGAACGTCAAAGCGATGCGGGCGGCCTCCAGGGGCGACTTTTCGACCGCGACCGAACTGGCCGACTACCTTGTACAAAAGGGCGAGACGTTTCGAGAGGCGCATCGGATCGTCGGAGAGATCGTGCTGCATTGCATCAGCGAGCGGCAGCCGTTAGAGAAAATGACGCTTCCGCAGTTGCGGAAGCGTTCTAAGCTGTTTGGCGAGGATGCGCTCGAACTGATTCGGCCCGAAAGAGCGCTGATGGCTCACAATACCGAGGGAGGCCCGTCTCCCAAGCGAGTGCAAGAACAGATTCGCCGCGCGCGCAGAATCTTGCGCCGCCACGAACCGTTTGCCGATTAAGAATCGGGTATACAATCTCGCCATGAGTTTCGGGGGATCGTTCCTGACAGAGCCGCCCAAAAACCCGTTCATCCCAGAGCGCTTTGCGCCCGAAGAACGCCTGATGGGCGAGGCCGCCATGCGCTTTGCCCGACAAGAGGCGCTGCCGGCGCTGGAATCGGGCGGCCATTCGAAGATGCGGGGGTTGCTCGAAAAGGCCGCCCATCTGGGCCTGTTGGGCGTGGACGTGCCCGCAGAATATGGGGGGCTGGCGCTCTCGAAACCCGCATCGGCCCTGATCGCGGAAAGCTTGGCGATCGAGCCTTCCTTTTCGGTCTCTCAAGGCGTGCACACCAGCGTCGCCTCCTTTCCATTGATGATCTTTGGCACGGCCGACCAGCAGGCGCGCTATCTGCCTCGACTGGCTGCGGGAGAGTTGATCGGCGCCTATGCGCTGACCGAAGCCGAGGCCGGATCGGACGCGCTGGCCGGGCGAACTCGAGCCGAATCGGACGGCAAAGGCGGCTATCGACTGACCGGCGGAAAGATGTGGATCACCAACGCCCACATTGCCGATCTGTTCATCGTCTTCGCCAA includes the following:
- the gnd gene encoding decarboxylating 6-phosphogluconate dehydrogenase; this translates as MKLAMIGLGRMGGNMARRLAAAGHEVIAHARTREAVDEMAAAGCAAAYSLSEAAELAAPQRIMWLMLPAGAPTSDTIDALIPLLRSSDIVVNGANSNYKDSVEYGRRLSQHGIRYVDVGVSGGVWGLENGYGLMIGGDEATVRILTPIIRDLAPHPEKGWVHAGPVGAGHYVKMIHNGIEYGMMQAFAEGFDLMRQKEEFGIDLAAVAEAWRHGTVVRSWLLDLIAGFLADDQELEGVIPFVADSGEGRWTVNEAVELGVPAPVLTIALHERFRSQDSDGYQYRLLAQLRNAFGGHAVRRSDD
- the argH gene encoding argininosuccinate lyase; amino-acid sequence: MRRATDKPSRMWGGRFQKPPSPEAEAFSRSIEIDARMWRQDVWGSIAHARMLASCNILTPQEAEQIVQGLLELGQEIESGALQLDPGAEDIHTFIEASLHNKIGPVAGKLHTARSRNDQVATDSRLWVKDAIRLILLHLHYLQEIIVSTASKHTKTLMPGLTHQQHAQPVSLAHHLMAYFWMFERDFERLWDCQKRMDYSPLGSGALAGTSFAINRRFTAEELGFSGVVENSMDAVSDRDFAAEFIFACSLMMVHLSRLSQELISWSSPEFGYVTLDDAFTTGSSIMPQKKNPDIAELIRGRSALAIGNTAGILSLLKGLMLTYNRDLQDDKPLLFGTFDIALPSLDLMAAMISTAEWNVKAMRAASRGDFSTATELADYLVQKGETFREAHRIVGEIVLHCISERQPLEKMTLPQLRKRSKLFGEDALELIRPERALMAHNTEGGPSPKRVQEQIRRARRILRRHEPFAD